One window of Hydractinia symbiolongicarpus strain clone_291-10 chromosome 3, HSymV2.1, whole genome shotgun sequence genomic DNA carries:
- the LOC130636269 gene encoding uncharacterized protein LOC130636269 isoform X2 produces the protein MRFTRKVVHLGMLLWLTVSCTNASTNDTRPTTVHDLNGLLATLGIDKKEILEREKLFKKFREINTKNITHAKRIATTRAPKEPLTVSVLSDSTIKVKIKSIPGADIYKVKVKNSIKEKLYIFKNINVKTEEKTVLFRNLKTGYNYTLSICHFQNGVAGPWSVPTTIYLPGGRPPLKIFIDNVTDTGVRIQWKSAYVSKTQEKQIIYFIQVKGLDTHNKNTTLEYIITHPKEEVFTSNALTESSNYVVKIKAMLKGENITASFIEKTFQTKKAPPAAPVIIKIILRRKNAHLSWTSIHGRTDVKKYQILCESLNNTEREMFAVNVSKSRDQIYIMKYFTEWNWYKVKVRGIVNGYNLSYSYSNWSAYYTFQFTAPLQPITSIHLHEISSAFVIIKWQSSNRTDILRYQMRLRSHSMNKMIKINKHISNFKLHRLTPNTSYEYQIQMVAKYGRKTLWSPIKRFYTDSNHLVPAPSIVTVTYTDIKDVTVVWKRVSNYFKHYELCISSADTKIEQYFTSNTFYKLDFLKHDITYHAKVRGIIVERNLSRVYGKWSNVKIFSLKTLNQKMTSVTWQMTASYYLTFLMLFLLIYC, from the exons ATGAGGTTTACAAGAAAAGTGGTTCACCTTGGAATGTTACTCTGGTTAACCGTCAGTTGCACAAATG CAAGCACCAACGACACGAGGCCAACTACAGTTCATGATTTGAATGGTTTGTTGGCGACATTAGGCAtcgataaaaaagaaattttggaacgcgaaaaattattcaaaaaattccgtgaaataaacacaaaaaacataACACATGCTAAAAGAATAGCAACCACAAGAG CTCCAAAAGAACCGTTGACTGTTTCCGTACTTAGTGATAGCACcattaaagttaaaataaagtcCATCCCTGGTGCGGACATATACAAAGTCAAAGTGAAAAACAGCATTAAGGAGAAgctgtatatatttaaaaatatcaatgtGAAAACTGAGGAGAAAACTGTTTTATTTCGAAACTTGAAAACTGGTTACAATTACACCTTATCTATATGTCACTTTCAAAACGGAGTCGCTGGACCGTGGTCTGTTCCAACAACAATTTATCTAC CTGGTGGAAGACCACCTTTAAAAATATTCATCGACAATGTGACAGACACAGGTGTTAGAATACAATGGAAATCAGCATACGTCAGCAAAACACAAGagaaacaaattatttattttatacaaGTTAAAGGATTGGATACACATAACAAAAATACAACATTAGAATATATAATCACGCATCCAAAAGAAGAGGTTTTTACTTCAAATGCTTTGACGGAATCTTCAAATtatgtcgtgaaaattaaagcAATGCTGAAGGGCGAAAATATTACCGCGagttttattgaaaaaacatttcaaacaaaaaaag CACCTCCAGCTGCTCCAGTCATAATAAAGATTATATTGAGAAGAAAAAATGCCCATTTAAGCTGGACTTCAATCCATGGACGAACGGACGTTAAGAAATATCAAATTCTCTGTGAAAGTCTTAATAACACCGAAAGGGAGATGTTTGCCGTTAATGTTTCCAAATCACGAGATCAAATTTATATCATGAAGTATTTTACAGAATGGAATTGGTACAAAGTAAAAGTTAGAGGAATAGTAAATGGCTACAACTTGTCTTATTCGTACAGTAACTGGTCTGCATATTACACCTTTCAATTCACAG CACCGCTACAACCAATCACAAGCATACACCTGCATGAAATATCATCAGCATTCGTTATTATAAAATGGCAGTCGAGCAACAGGACAGACATTTTACGTTATCAAATGCGTTTACGTAGTCATAGTATgaacaaaatgataaaaataaataaacatataaGCAATTTCAAACTTCATAGACTAACTCCAAATACAAGTTATGAATATCAGATTCAGATGGTAGCAAAATATGGTAGAAAAACTTTGTGGTCGCCTATAAAAAGATTTTACACAG attCCAATCACCTAGTACCAGCTCCCTCTATAGTAACAGTTACTTACACCGACATCAAAGACGTAACAGTAGTCTGGAAACGAGTTAGCAATTATTTCAAACATTACGAGTTATGTATATCTTCCGCAGATACAAAAATAGAACAATATTTCACATCAAATACTTTTTACAAAttggattttttaaaacacgataTAACATACCACGCAAAAGTGAGAGGTATTATTGTCGAAAGAAATCTTTCCCGTGTGTATGGGAAGTggtcaaatgtgaaaatattttcactaaAAA ccTTAAATCAGAAA
- the LOC130636269 gene encoding uncharacterized protein LOC130636269 isoform X1 yields the protein MNRVLTTLVCVLSPLFTVVFFVCLASTNDTRPTTVHDLNGLLATLGIDKKEILEREKLFKKFREINTKNITHAKRIATTRAPKEPLTVSVLSDSTIKVKIKSIPGADIYKVKVKNSIKEKLYIFKNINVKTEEKTVLFRNLKTGYNYTLSICHFQNGVAGPWSVPTTIYLPGGRPPLKIFIDNVTDTGVRIQWKSAYVSKTQEKQIIYFIQVKGLDTHNKNTTLEYIITHPKEEVFTSNALTESSNYVVKIKAMLKGENITASFIEKTFQTKKAPPAAPVIIKIILRRKNAHLSWTSIHGRTDVKKYQILCESLNNTEREMFAVNVSKSRDQIYIMKYFTEWNWYKVKVRGIVNGYNLSYSYSNWSAYYTFQFTAPLQPITSIHLHEISSAFVIIKWQSSNRTDILRYQMRLRSHSMNKMIKINKHISNFKLHRLTPNTSYEYQIQMVAKYGRKTLWSPIKRFYTDSNHLVPAPSIVTVTYTDIKDVTVVWKRVSNYFKHYELCISSADTKIEQYFTSNTFYKLDFLKHDITYHAKVRGIIVERNLSRVYGKWSNVKIFSLKTLNQKMTSVTWQMTASYYLTFLMLFLLIYC from the exons ATGAACCGAGTGCTTACAACCCTCGTTTGTGTACTGTCTCCCCTGTTTACTGTTGTTTTCTTTGTGTGTTTAGCAAGCACCAACGACACGAGGCCAACTACAGTTCATGATTTGAATGGTTTGTTGGCGACATTAGGCAtcgataaaaaagaaattttggaacgcgaaaaattattcaaaaaattccgtgaaataaacacaaaaaacataACACATGCTAAAAGAATAGCAACCACAAGAG CTCCAAAAGAACCGTTGACTGTTTCCGTACTTAGTGATAGCACcattaaagttaaaataaagtcCATCCCTGGTGCGGACATATACAAAGTCAAAGTGAAAAACAGCATTAAGGAGAAgctgtatatatttaaaaatatcaatgtGAAAACTGAGGAGAAAACTGTTTTATTTCGAAACTTGAAAACTGGTTACAATTACACCTTATCTATATGTCACTTTCAAAACGGAGTCGCTGGACCGTGGTCTGTTCCAACAACAATTTATCTAC CTGGTGGAAGACCACCTTTAAAAATATTCATCGACAATGTGACAGACACAGGTGTTAGAATACAATGGAAATCAGCATACGTCAGCAAAACACAAGagaaacaaattatttattttatacaaGTTAAAGGATTGGATACACATAACAAAAATACAACATTAGAATATATAATCACGCATCCAAAAGAAGAGGTTTTTACTTCAAATGCTTTGACGGAATCTTCAAATtatgtcgtgaaaattaaagcAATGCTGAAGGGCGAAAATATTACCGCGagttttattgaaaaaacatttcaaacaaaaaaag CACCTCCAGCTGCTCCAGTCATAATAAAGATTATATTGAGAAGAAAAAATGCCCATTTAAGCTGGACTTCAATCCATGGACGAACGGACGTTAAGAAATATCAAATTCTCTGTGAAAGTCTTAATAACACCGAAAGGGAGATGTTTGCCGTTAATGTTTCCAAATCACGAGATCAAATTTATATCATGAAGTATTTTACAGAATGGAATTGGTACAAAGTAAAAGTTAGAGGAATAGTAAATGGCTACAACTTGTCTTATTCGTACAGTAACTGGTCTGCATATTACACCTTTCAATTCACAG CACCGCTACAACCAATCACAAGCATACACCTGCATGAAATATCATCAGCATTCGTTATTATAAAATGGCAGTCGAGCAACAGGACAGACATTTTACGTTATCAAATGCGTTTACGTAGTCATAGTATgaacaaaatgataaaaataaataaacatataaGCAATTTCAAACTTCATAGACTAACTCCAAATACAAGTTATGAATATCAGATTCAGATGGTAGCAAAATATGGTAGAAAAACTTTGTGGTCGCCTATAAAAAGATTTTACACAG attCCAATCACCTAGTACCAGCTCCCTCTATAGTAACAGTTACTTACACCGACATCAAAGACGTAACAGTAGTCTGGAAACGAGTTAGCAATTATTTCAAACATTACGAGTTATGTATATCTTCCGCAGATACAAAAATAGAACAATATTTCACATCAAATACTTTTTACAAAttggattttttaaaacacgataTAACATACCACGCAAAAGTGAGAGGTATTATTGTCGAAAGAAATCTTTCCCGTGTGTATGGGAAGTggtcaaatgtgaaaatattttcactaaAAA ccTTAAATCAGAAA